The Filimonas lacunae genomic sequence TTACAGGGTCTGCCACACATCCACTATGGGTGTACGTAAACTTAGTAGAAAAAGCATCTTTTACCACTATATCCATCAGCAAATGCTCGGTATTATTACAGTTATCAATACTCGGATGCGTGGCACTAATGGTAAAACGGAATGTACCTACCGCGTTAATAGCATAATTGCCTGGTAACTCATAGCGGTAATAGGTTAAACCATTCACCACCTGGGTAGCAGCAGGCACCGGGGCATTATCCGTAACATCCGTATTAGGCGTCATATCTGCTATCTCGCTCAGGTGCCAAACCATTTTAGTGGGTTGGTAAGCCATTAACACAGATAGTTTCATAGGTGTGCCCTTACAGGTAAATGTATTTACCACATCGGCATCCGCTTCGGTATTGTGTATTCCTAATATACCACTGAGGTTATTAATTTTAGTGCCGGCATTATAAGCATAGCTATCATAGCTACCTAACCCGTAAGTAACAGCTGTGAAGTTAGAATCGCTTTGTACAATACACTGGGCTTTTGCCGCATCCCAGCGCTGCACCACCACCGTATAGCCTGCCAGATTAGGATGCGGATAAGTATAGGAGAAGCTTTTACTGCCATCAATAGTAAGGGAAGAAACCCCGGCAGTAGGAATCACCAATGTTAAGTAATTCACCGTTACCACCGCTTCTGTGTTACGGTAAAAACCAACGTGGTTAATAGCCTGTTCTATCGGGCTGATATACACCATTTCCGGATCGCCCAACCCTGTATAACCACATCCTACATTGCCAACCGTAGAACCGGCCGAAGGCATGTATTGTGTTACCAGCACAGGTTTGTCTGATTCAATATAATCTGCTGATGAACTATTGAATTCGTAATAAAAGTTATTGATTAACCCGGTTAAAACAACACCATTCTTCTTTACCACCGTGGTGGGGTCTTTTACCGCTACCCGGAAAATAGACGGATTGAGTGTTGCCGCATTGCCGCTTGCTGAAAAAGGAGCAGTGAGATAACGCTTACCCCAGGCCTGGATGGGAAAAATTTGCTGAATAAGGTTATCGCCGGTACCCGCCGTACCGTTACAACTAATAGAAGTTAAACTGCTTCCGGCAAAAACGCCTATAGGAAAACATTCATTATCGTTATTGGCAATAGATCTCACCTTGGTTCCGGTTAAGTCGTAACCGCTGGTGCTGTTTTTAGCAGCACCTACCACCTGGTAAATCTGCCCTTTATTTAATACGGCGGTAAAAGAAGCGCCTGCTGCTTTTCCACCTCTTAACGGAACGGAAGGAGTTATTTCTACTACTGTTTTGTCATGATCGGCAACAATAAACAACCAGGAGAAACAACCGGTTCCACTGGCAATGCCCTGTAATATCTGCTGACTGTTTACCGATAAATAAGTATATCCCCACGATTCAACAGGCATTAACATGGTAGCACCTGATGATGCCGCCCCGCTGATATGGGCATAGGCCACAATAGGGACATCGCTGGTAATATGAATAGATTTATTGAACAGGCCATCTGTACCCTGCCCGCCATAAGAAACCGGTAAATCGTACAGCCTGCATTCCCCATTCCCGGTTTTAGGCATGGGATCAGAAGCAATTACTGTGTTAGCAGCTACATAGTAAGATTTGGATACAGAAATGCCGTCACGCCCTTTTGTGGTTACTATTACGTTGGCATTTTCCTCTGCACTAAAATACAACACCATTTCCTGGCTGTTATCCTGGCCCAACTCCATAAAGTAGTGAAGGCCGTAGCCTGTCCAGAAATCTCTACCCTTATTAGTAAAGTTCTGCGACAGGCTACTTCCAAAACTTAGTACAAACAACAATACTATACACAGCTTTCTCTTCATAATTCACTTACTGTTTGCCGGTGCTACCTTACCAGGTTCACCGAGCCTTTTTTAGTGATACTGCTGCCATCCACTAATACTATGTTGGCAACGTACATATAAACACCCGATGGCTGAATTTGTCCTTTATAGTCGCCTTTCCATCCTTCTTCTTTATTGTTGGTTTCAAAAATCTTTTCGCCCCACTGGTTAAATATGGCCAGGTGCATAGAGCTGATAACACCACCACGAATAATAAATACATCGTTTAATCCGTCGCCATTCGGTGTAAAGCCGGTTGCGGCGAATATCTGATCCATGATAGTGGCGCCCGTTACAGCTGTTGAAGTGGCGTTACGGCATGGTAATGCCGCTATGGCTCTTACCAGTATGGTCACTTCTTTTCCTGGCAGTAAGCCAGCCACTGTATGCGTTAAACCAGTGCTTCCGGATGAAGGCGTAGTCCAGGTAGCTCCACCATCTATAGACACTTCATATCCTATAGCATCGGTAACAGACGCCCATGCAAACCTTACTACATTCACACCAGCCGAATCCACTATTACTACTGGTATAGCAAGCGTTGCAAAGCTGGTCACCACCAAACGTAATCTTGGAGCAGTTGTACAACCATTGGTATTCACCGCTTCGAGATAGATATAGGTGTTAGTGGCCGGAGCTGCAAAGCTGTAGGTAGCACCGGTATGTACAGGCGCACCACCCGTTTCGGCAGCATACCAATTGTAGGTAACTCCGGTAGCCGGCGCTGTTACAGCAAATGAAACAGTGCTGTTGCTACAGGTTGCCACAGAATCATTATCCACCGCTAACTGCACTTCTGGTTTTACGGTTACATTGTTAGCAGCATCTGCCACACAACCATCTTCCGAAATAGCCAGCAGTTTCACTGCGTAGGTAGTATCTGCTGTAATAGTGTTGTTTATTAACTGGTAAGCAGGCTCCTGCTCTGTCAGCACCGTATCGTTGATATTCCATTTCCAGTATTTCACCGGAGAATTACTTTCGTTAGATGCCGTTGGATGGAAGTAAGCAATATCGCTTTGACAACCGGTGTAATTCACCGTGAAACTTACCTGTGGCTTACCTTTTACAGTAACAGGCAATTTGGTTTGCGCCGTGTGGTTACAGCTGCCAATGCTGCTGTGTTCAAACGATACCGGTATTTTGTATACGCCGGTTTGAGAGAATACATATTCACCAGGTAAAGAGTATGCATAGTAGGTTTTACCATCTATTACGGTGGTAGAGTCTTCTACCGGGCCGTATTGCACCACATCTGCTGCCGGTGTAATATTAGTGATCTCACTTAATTTCCAGGTAAGTACATCAGGCTTCACGGCCAAGCGTATGCTTATGTGGAACGGCGTTCCTACACAAGTATAGGCACTGTAATTACCACTGGAATCGTACACGTTGGTAATGCCTGGCATGGTTTGCAGATTGTTGATGACTGCACCCACCGTATAAGAATAAGCGCCACCGTAAATAGATCTGCCCAATAACATGGCCTGTACAGGATAAGTGCTTCTGATACTATCTACAGCATCAGCTCCCACCCATCTTTTTACAACTACCGTATATCCGGGCTTGTTAGGATGCGGATAAGTGAGATCGAACGTGTTGCTGCCATCAATAAACAGGCTGCTTACACCTTCCGTAGGCACAATTACGTTTAAGTAGTTGTCAGCAATATTATTGTTGCCTTTCATTCTTACAAACTCCGCCTTGCGAATGCCTTGATTCAGTGGTACCAGCACGGTCATATCCGGCATGGTTGACTGAATATTACACTCATAGTTATCAGAAGCCATCATTTGTGTAACCATCACTGGCTGGCTGGCTTCTATATAATCAGCGGTACTGCTTACATGGGTATAGTAACCATTTTCCAGCGTGCTTTGTACCACACCATTCACCTTCACAATAGTAGTTGCATCTTTTACCGCAATACGGTACACCGTAGGCAGCCCTACCGCAATATCATCCCTGCTGGGCAATGGCGCAGTAAGGTAGCTGGTTCCCCAGGCCTGTACCGGCGTATTTTGCACCCACATATAATCGCTGAACGGTGGTGTAAAGTAGCTATCCGGATTACACACATTCACAAACCCATCGTACGCACCGGAGAATACCGCTACCGGCGCACAGCTGCCATCCGTATTAGTAATAGCCCTGATTTTAGTACCGGATAAATCAAATCCTTCAAAGGCTGACTTGGCTGCACCCCATAAGGTATATATTTCTCCTCTTTGCAAAGTAACCGCAAATGGCACACCCGCTTTACGGCCTGCATAAGTAGGCACCGATGGGGTAATTTCCACTGTGGTGTTATCGTAATCGGCAATTACCGATATCCAGGTATGATCTCCGCCAATAATATTTTGCTTATAAATAGTAGGATAATATTCGTATCCGTAAATACCCGCCGGCATCAACATGCTGGCCCCCATGCCCTGACCTCTGGCATAAGCATAAGCTGCAACCGCTACATTACTTTCAATACTGATGCCCCTGTCAGACCAGCCTTCGCCTGTAAGCAGCGCGCTGCTGTTGCCGGAGTTGGGAATGGCATCGGTAAGCACAAACGTATGGGCAGGTACATGGTAATTACGTATCCAGGTAGTGCCATTGATTTTAACTACAATGTCAGCGTCTGTATCGGCACCACCTACATACACGTTTAAGGAGTCTATTTCAGCACCCAGTGCATAAGGTACCCAAAAACGCGTACCCATGTTAGAGCTATCTGTTCTTACACTGTCTACATCTGCATAAGGGCTCTTAATAGAAGCATTGGTTAAACCAGAATATTTATCCAGGAAGGAAAGATTATCTGCCGAAATAACATTCGCGTCAATATCCACGCTGCTGTTGGCTTCCACACTCCATACATTGGCTGCATCTGTTTTACCAAACCGGATTCTTGATTCGTTATCAATATAACCTCTCCACGAAGCAAAATAAGGTTGCTTAATAGAATAGCTATACGCTCCCGCAGCAGGCACATCTGCATCTACATAAAAATACATGAAGTCGGTACCGATTGGTAAGCCTGTAGGCTGAATGCCGGAATAACGTCTTAACGTTACAGCACCCGCCGGTACAGTAGCACCCCAGTTAATAATGGATACTACATCGGTACCAAATGTAAACACCTGTTGGGTGTTAGCAGCAGGCACGGCTGGTGTAGCCACGGCTGCCGGTGGCAATGAAGTAGGTAAAAATTCATACGCACCCAGGTCAGGCACACCCTCTTTTAATGTTACCGGGCGCACATTGCCATTAAAGTCATAATTGTTATTCTCTATCTGCACCCCACGACCATGCATAGCCCATACGCCCGGCGCACTAATGTTAGGGCTTAATGTAGCATCGCTGGTAAAGGCAGGTGCATATACAATAGAATTTCTGTCAATATCAGTAGCTGTTTGCCATGCACTGAGGCTGTTATAAGTGGTAGAACCTACCTGCGCCAGCACAGTACCTGAGCTATACAGCATGTTATAATCGCTGTTGGTGTAACCGGCATTGCCAATACGCAGCGCCCTGCCACCGCCTGCATGCGTGAATATATTATTACGCAGGTAAGCCTGGTAGCTGCTGGTAGTATTGTTAATATACGCAGCAAAGTTGTTGGTAGCCGATGTGGCCGTGCTTTGTATAGAGTTGTTATAAGCCCTGGCAGCGGCACTGGTGGTAATATACCAGCCATAGGAGTTGGCAGCCGCTGTTTTAATGCTGATAACGTTGTTTTTAAACTGCAGGTAAGTAGTAGTGGCATTGTAAATACCGTATAAAGAAGCGGTATTACCACCCACTGCATTTACCAGGTTACCTTCTATTTTACCCGGCTCTGCGGTATTGGCAGTACAAACAGTAGTGTAAATACCATATGCCACACTGCTTGTTGTTGCAGTAGAAGTGATGGTAACCCGGTTTTTACTTAACTGGTAAGCCGCACTGTTGGAAGTATAGATGCCATAGAAAGCAGTATTCGCTGCCGGTGAGAATGGAATAGCAAGTGGCACTATGTTATCTGATACGCTAATGGTATCGCTATAATTGGTATAAATACCATATTGGTAAAAGCTTTGTACGGTATTGCCTGCGATAGTAACATTTACTCCACGTTTGGATGTAGTGCCCGCTATATGAATGCCACGTGCACCATTAATAATAGTATTACCTGCCAGCGTCAGTTTTTTACCCGTGAAGCTATTGCTGTATATTACCGATCCTGCTTCGGCAGTGTTGGTAGTAGCCACCCCGGTAACAATGCAATTGGCAATACTGTCAGATGATGCCGCACCTTTCAGCTCTATTACTTTTATAAAGCTGGTACCGGTGTTTATTACCGACATGGTTTTGAAGGTAATAAAGCTGGCAGTATCAAATAATACCACATAGTTGCTATCGGAAGTGCCCGGTGCAGAAACTTTTACCGAAGTAGCATCGCCATTAGCAGCCTGGAAAGTAACACGGCTAACATCTGAAGCACCCGGAATAGCTTTAAACGTAACTTTTTCGTTGTAGGTGCCAGGTGCCACATTAAATGTAACTGCACCCGTAATGCCACAGCTCATAGCAGAAACTGCACTGGCAAAAGAAGAGAAATCTGCTGTGCCCGTATTGGCAATAGAATACACGCCAGCCGGGAATGCAGCGTTCAAATCAATTTTAACCGAAGTAGAAGTAGCCGTTTTGCTACCACATATAATTACACAACGGTAATAGTTGCTTTTATACACAGGTATAGTAAGCTCAGGCACAAAGCTGGTATCACCCATATTGGTATAGGTGCCGGTTTCGGTAGTAGCTTCCTGCCATACATATCGCTGGTTACCGTTTACGGTGTTACCAGTAAGGGTAAATTTAATTTTAGTACCCATACAAATACCGGTGCGTGGAGTGGCATCTGCTGTTCCCGCAGTAATCACATCCGCACAACCAGGCACTGTAAATTCATAAGCGCCCACATCCGGCGTAGTAGTACTACGGGTGGTGCCTAAGATATCGTTGACAACACTTAATGGAGTGCCCGTGTTATCTAAGGGAGCAATGGTAGGCGTTAAATCACCCGCTGCTGCATTGGTGAAAACAGGATTTAACGTGGTAGAAGCGTAATCGTTTTTAGCAATATCCCTCCATTCAGCCAACGTAGCCCTTGCGCCAGAAAAATACCCGATATAGTTATTGCCGCCATCACTGCTGACATATAAGTTGTTTTTGTCGGCACGTAAAGGCGCTTCTTCTGAGGATGCAATGTATTCAGCATACTTGCTACCTGCGCCGCCCCTTACAATGTTCACAATGTTGTTGCGGAAATACACTTCACCGGTGTTAACGGTGTATATGCCACAGGTAACAGAACTGCTGTTAGAAGCACGGTTATCTAAAGAGAAGGTGTTGTGATAAATTCTCACAAACCTGCCCCAGTTATAATACAAACCGTACTGCGGCCCTTCACCATTCACATTGTAAATAATGTTATTGGTGATCCAGTTAGTGTAGGTATCATCCTGCTCGCTCACATAATCGAGGTAGAAACCGTAAAAAGTGCTGGTGGATGCAGGATTACCCCCAAATGGATTTGTAATGGTATTAGCGTTGATATGGACATCACCTACCGTATTTGCCATTCTGATACCAGTAAAGCTGGTTACCGTGTTACGGGTAGGGCGTGAAATAGTATTACCCTCGATGGTAAAAGAAATTACCGCATCACAGTATATACCTGTGCTATAGAAGTTAAGGATCTTGTTATTTAATATACGGTTGCGATACACCGGATCGTAATAAGGTGCCCCTACTACAGTTATACCATAATAGCCACCCATAATAGTGTTCTTTTCAAACAGGTTGTCGTGGCTACGGGCGCTATGACCATCTACATCATACTCAGCCAACGGATCATCATCCATTGCACTTAACACAATACCCACATAAGAGGTGGATGTTTTGGTAGTATCTGTAATGATGGTACTCCTACGAATAATATTGCTATCGGCATTATTAATCAGCTGTACGCCATAGCCATAAGTTCCGGAGCCGATGGCATTTACTACCAGGCTATCAAAAATGATATGCTTGATATTACGCAGTTTAATAACTGCACGTTCTTCCGAAACCGAACTGCTATATTTAATGGTATTGCCATTTCCTTTAAAAGTAACGGTATTAATAGCAGTAGCGCCTTTTACAGGACCACTCATTAGCAATTGCTCCTGGTAATCGCCGCTGTTAGGCGCAACTTCAAACACAATAGGGCCTGCGATACCACAGCTTAAAGCAGTATAGGCATCATTGAAACTGTGGTAGTTGCCACTGCCCGTAGGAAGCGCTTTATTAATAGTATAGGTACCTGCTGGCAGGAAAGGAGAAACGCTGATAGGCACGGCATTGGAAACAGAAGTTGCCGCACCGCAGGTTACCACTACACGGTAATACTGCAACACTCCTGTTGTAGTAAGATCAAGTGTAGGAGTAGGCAACGCACTACCCAGGTTGGTGTAAGTGCCGGTTTCGGTAGCACTGTATTGCCACTGGTAGGTTTGACCATAGCCGGAAGAGTTGCCGGTTAAATCAATATACAGTTTGGTATCCTGACAAATGCCGTTAGTAGAAGGTGTTGCTGTGCCTGCTGTAGCAGCGGCACAGCCCGCTGTAGTAAATTCCAGCGCACCTGCATCGGGGGTTGCTGCATTACGGTTTACATTATTAATATCTGTGGTAATAGCCACATTGGTACCTATGTTATCGATAGAAGAATTGGCAGGCGTTAAATTGCCAGCCGCTGCATTTACAAACAAAGGATCTGCCGAAAGCGAATGCGCATCCTGCCCGGCAGCTGCTGCAAAATCAGATACAAATAATTTACGTTGCCCGTTCACCATACCTACCTGGTTGGTTTCGCTGCGGGTAACATAATATACGTTGTGGTCGCCGCTGTTGGCAGAACCATCCACAAAAGAGATAGCCGTTTTAGGCATAATCCCTGTGCGGGTAATAGAAATAATATTGTTATTGAATTTAACACCGCTGGCCCCTTCCTGGTAATAACCAATGATGGGGTTGGTGCTGGCAACAGCCGAGCCATCGCCATCTAAAGAAATAGTATTGTGGTAAAAAAATACGCTTTGCGAATTCAGGTTGTAAATACCATACAGGCTACCACCACCATTTACATTGTAAATAAGGTTATTGCTTATGATGTTTTCTAATGAACCTATGGCGTTAGCCGTAGTTAAGTTGATACCATAAAAAGTAACATCCGGACTACCTCCGTCAAAGAAATGGCTGATCTTGTTTTTGCTGATCACCATTTTGGTGTTCAGATTGGTAATATAAATACCACTGATGCCCGACCAGTAGCTACTGGTAAGCCTTGCATCACGGGTGATGGTATTACCTTCTATTAAAGAGTTGAAAGAATAGGATACATAAATAGCAGCTGTATAAAAGTCTTTAATGATATTACCCTTAATAGAGTTGTTGCCATTGGCATTATCATAACTGCCAGACAGGGCAATACCGTAGTAACCACCGGTAATAGTATTGTTAGAAAAAGTATTATTATCACAAAACGCATCACCTGAAGCAGTGGGGTTGGTAGCGGATGAACTTACAGAGATACCAATATGGCTATTGCTGCCGGAAGTAGTATTCACCGTAATATTACAACCATTAATCACGTTAAAATCGGCATCGTTGGTTAACAGCACACCGTAGCTGTAACTGCTTCCGGTAGCAACGATGTTAATATTATTGAACGTAAAATAATCTGCACCGTCCAGTTTAATCACCGCACGATCAGCATTTTGGCTGGCGGCATAGGTAAGCGCTACACCATTACCGTTAAAGGTAACCGTGTTGGTTGCTGACATACCGGTGATATTTTTAAAAATCAATTGTTCGTTATAAGGATTGCTGCCTGCATCTACATTAAACACCACTGGCCCGCCAATTCCGCAACGAATAGCGTTATATGCATCGGTAAAAGAACGGAAGTTGGTAGTGCTGGCAGGAATTTTATTATTGATGGTATAAGTGCCGGAGAACGCACCGGGTACAATCACCTGCACGGGTGCAGATGTGGCAGTGCCTCCATTGGCACAGGTAACCACCGCACGATACCAGTTGCTGGCTGTTTGAGTTAATGTTTGTGTGGCAGAGGTAGCCCCGCTGATATCGCTAAAGCTGGTATTGTTGGGTGATGATTGCCACTGATAGGTTAAACCCGTAGCGGTAGAAGCGCCAGGTAAATTTACATGGAAGGTTTCGCCAGAGCACAGGCTGGCAATATCGGTAGCTGCTGTTCCGGCAACCAGGCTGGCGCTGGAACAAGGCGGCGCGGCTGACCAGTTAAAAATAACATTGGGCCTGCTGGTTTGTGTGCCTCTTTCATCCGTAGCAGGAATGCCACATTGAGGGCCATTAAAGTCTTCACCATAGGTTCTTGAACCGTTAAAGGTTAAACCCGTTGTCCATTCTACCAGCCTGTTGGCGCTGGTTAACATAGACTCAGACTGATCGTTACAGACTTCGATGATAATATTGTCGGCCCCGTTCCAGAAAAACGGAGAGCTTAATGTAAAGGAGTTTACACCTAATACAGGCATATAACTGGCAGAAGTGTAAATAACATTACTGGCTGTTGCCCAACCGGTAGTGCTTAATGAGCTGGCCGTGGTGGCGCCAATTTTAATGGTCATATTCTCTTCCGCAGAAAGCGCAGCATCGTAATACATACCCAGATCCAGCACGGTAAACTTAATTGCATTAATGGTTCCTGCAGTCATACCTGCTGCCGTCATTTCCGATGCACGGTACAGGAATTGTGTTCTGGTAGAATGCGAGGCGTCTGCAAAAGGGGTGGGATACTCCCAGTCGGAGTTAGAAGTTGTGCCCGTTCCTATTTTAGTATCCACCTGTGCCTGAACAGGTTTGATAGAGAGTAACAGTAAAAATGTTAAAAAAGTAACATAAATAACGTTCTTACAATTCTGCATAATATTCCCAGTTAGTGTTGGTAATTGCCAAAAGAAGTGTTGGTGGCTATTTCATGGGTTGCAACAGATTTTACACCAGTGGTAAAATTATCCAGTGTATCTGACGAAGTTGTAATTGGAAACATTCAAATAAAAAAATGAATGTAAACCCCTATTTTAGTGCCTGCTACCTCCCCAATTATGAAAAATGCCGCTGAGAAAACGGATATATAAAAATGTGGCATATGAAGTGGATTTGTACAAAACCTTGGCTATGGGCAGCCAAAAGCTGGATAGGCATGCTTTTGCTGCTATCGGGTTCTGTAGTATATGCACAGGATTTTATTGTTAACCCTACAGAACGAACCGATACCAACCTGATTAAAAGCTATCTCAAAAAATCGAAAGACTTTTTGGATACCCATCCGGACAGTAGTTATTACTATCTGAACCAGGCTATGATAAAAAGCTATACTGCCAATTACAGCAAAGGCATTATCGGTTCGCTTACCGAGCTGGCTGCTTTTCACTTTGGCAGCAGCACCGACCTGTCTATTAAGTACGGCAATATGGCTATGGTAGAATACTATGCCCGAAACTCGCCCAACTTTAATAATGTACTGTACCGGCTTTACAACATACTGGCCAAGGCGTACGAAACCAAAGGCTTAATAGATTCATCGGCCCGCTATTTCTACCTGATGAACGATGTAATAGAGGATGGTAAAATTCCGGCCAAATCGTACTTCGCTTTATCCTTATACACCCAGCTGGCCTTCTTCTGGTTGAACACCAACTGGGACATTAACGGTGGGTATATTGAACCAACCCAGTATTTTATTAATAAAGCGCGGATAGCCGATGAAGGTACCCGCGACAGTATTTCCGATCTCAATTTTGTTACCTACGCCCTGCAAGGGGCTTATTATTACAGCATAGGCAATTACGATTCTTCCTTGTATTGCCAGCAGGAATACATGCGGCTGCGTGTAAAACATAAATTAAACAACGCCACCTGGGATGCTGCCACGTACCTGAACATTGCCGAATGCTACATGTACCTGAACCAGCCAGCCAAAGCACTGGAATACATTCATAAAGAACTGGCGCTGAAAGAAGCACTGGCCAGTAATGTACGTTACCTGGCCCTGGGTTACTTAGCATTGTCCAAAGCTTACTTTATGCAAAAAGACTTTGGCCGCAGCGTAGCTACTTTTGAGAATGTATGGACCATGTACGACCCTGCCGATTTCCAGGGCCGTGAAATGATTGAAGCCTGTGGCACCGCTGCCGATGCCTATGCAGGCATGGGCAACCTGGCAAAAGCACTGGAATACAAAAACACTTATATACGCCTGAAAGACAGCCTGATGAAAAGCGATAAGGTGGATATGGTAAACAGGCTGCAAATTAAATACCGCATCAGCGAAAAAGATAAAGCACTGGCCCAGCAAAAGCTGGCCACTACACAAGCCGAAAACAGTGTGCGCCAGCGTAATATATGGATTGCGGGCATTTCTGTGCTTACCCTGGCCATTGCCGCCCTGTTTGTGTTATGGCAAAGAAACAACCGCCAGAAGCAACACCTGCAACAGGAAAAAATAAACAGCTTTCAGCAGCAAATAGAAATTGCACAACTAAATGCTACCATTGAAGGCGAAGAGCGCGAACGCTCGCGCATTGCCCGTGAGCTGCACGATGGCATTGGTGGCCTGATGGCGGGTGCGCGTATGAACTTTGAGATGATTAAGAAAACACATCACCTCGAAAACGAAAAGGATTACC encodes the following:
- a CDS encoding tetratricopeptide repeat-containing sensor histidine kinase; the protein is MKWICTKPWLWAAKSWIGMLLLLSGSVVYAQDFIVNPTERTDTNLIKSYLKKSKDFLDTHPDSSYYYLNQAMIKSYTANYSKGIIGSLTELAAFHFGSSTDLSIKYGNMAMVEYYARNSPNFNNVLYRLYNILAKAYETKGLIDSSARYFYLMNDVIEDGKIPAKSYFALSLYTQLAFFWLNTNWDINGGYIEPTQYFINKARIADEGTRDSISDLNFVTYALQGAYYYSIGNYDSSLYCQQEYMRLRVKHKLNNATWDAATYLNIAECYMYLNQPAKALEYIHKELALKEALASNVRYLALGYLALSKAYFMQKDFGRSVATFENVWTMYDPADFQGREMIEACGTAADAYAGMGNLAKALEYKNTYIRLKDSLMKSDKVDMVNRLQIKYRISEKDKALAQQKLATTQAENSVRQRNIWIAGISVLTLAIAALFVLWQRNNRQKQHLQQEKINSFQQQIEIAQLNATIEGEERERSRIARELHDGIGGLMAGARMNFEMIKKTHHLENEKDYQDGLHLLEEASSELRKTAHNMMPEILLQEGLVVAVEYFCSKVASNSPTRIFFQTSGTVRSFNPQFELTIYRTIQELVHNILKHSKATEALVQMGFSDTIFDVTVEDNGIGMPSDIMETAKGMGLKSIADRIKALNGRLEIQNLPDSGTSIYIEVSLEQQNQAS